A portion of the Citrobacter rodentium NBRC 105723 = DSM 16636 genome contains these proteins:
- the flgB gene encoding flagellar basal body rod protein FlgB has protein sequence MLDKLDAALRFQQEALNLRAQRQEILAANIANADTPGYQSRDIDFASELKKVMVRGRQETGGISLALTSAQHIPAQAFSSPSTELLYRVPDQPSLDGNTVDMDRERTQFADNSLKYQMSLTALGGQIKGMMNVLQGGN, from the coding sequence ATGCTCGATAAGCTCGATGCCGCTTTACGTTTTCAACAGGAAGCGCTGAATCTGCGCGCGCAGCGTCAGGAGATATTGGCCGCCAATATCGCCAACGCGGATACCCCAGGGTATCAGTCGCGCGACATAGATTTTGCCAGTGAGTTAAAAAAGGTCATGGTACGTGGGCGGCAGGAAACCGGCGGAATTTCGTTGGCATTGACCTCTGCACAGCATATCCCTGCCCAGGCGTTTTCATCGCCTTCCACGGAACTGCTTTACCGCGTTCCCGATCAGCCGTCGCTGGACGGCAATACCGTCGATATGGATCGCGAGCGGACGCAGTTTGCCGATAACAGCCTGAAATACCAGATGAGTCTGACCGCGCTGGGCGGGCAGATTAAAGGCATGATGAATGTGCTACAGGGAGGGAACTAA
- the flgK gene encoding flagellar hook-associated protein FlgK, whose product MSSLFNNAMSGLNAAQAALVTASNNINSYNVAGYTRQTTIMAQANSTLGAGGWVGNGVYVSGVQREYDAFITNQLRGAQNQSSGLTTQYEQMSKIDNLLADKTLSVSASMQDFFTSLQTLISNAEDPAARQTLIGKANGLVNQFKTTDQYLRDQERQINTSIASSVQQINNYSQQIANLNEQISRLTGVGAGAAPNDLLDQRDQLVSELNKIVGVEVSIQDGGTYNITMANGYSLVQGSNARQLAAVPSQADPSRTTVAYVDSQAGNIEIPEKLISTGSLGGLLTFRSHELDQTRNTLGQLALAFADAFNNQHNAGFDAEGNPGMDFFNIGGPTVLKNGKNTGTADVDATVTDAAKVQATDYKMVFDGSKWQITRLADNTSFEATETGGKLSFDGLEVTVGSGAAANDSFTLKPVSGAIINMGVNVTNESQIAMAEDPTAGESDNRNGQVLLDLQNNGTTVGGSKSFNDAYATLVSTVGSRTAALKTASKTQDNVVTQLTKEQQSISGVNLDEEYGNLQRYQQYYLANAQVLQTANSLFDALLGIR is encoded by the coding sequence ATGTCCAGCTTGTTTAATAACGCCATGAGCGGGCTTAATGCAGCCCAGGCGGCGCTGGTTACTGCCAGCAACAACATTAACAGCTATAACGTCGCGGGCTATACCCGTCAGACGACCATTATGGCGCAGGCCAACAGCACGCTGGGGGCCGGCGGCTGGGTGGGAAATGGCGTTTATGTCTCTGGCGTTCAGCGCGAATATGACGCTTTTATCACCAATCAGCTTCGCGGCGCGCAGAACCAGAGCAGCGGCCTGACCACCCAGTATGAGCAGATGTCGAAAATCGACAACCTGCTGGCCGACAAAACCCTCTCCGTTTCAGCGTCCATGCAGGATTTTTTTACCAGCCTGCAAACGTTGATCAGCAACGCTGAAGACCCGGCCGCCCGTCAGACGCTGATCGGCAAAGCGAACGGTCTGGTGAATCAGTTTAAAACCACCGATCAGTATCTGCGCGATCAGGAGCGGCAGATTAATACCTCCATCGCCTCCAGCGTTCAGCAGATCAATAACTACAGTCAGCAAATCGCCAATCTGAACGAGCAGATTTCACGTCTGACCGGCGTAGGCGCCGGCGCAGCGCCGAACGACCTGCTCGATCAGCGCGATCAGCTGGTCAGCGAGCTGAATAAAATTGTTGGCGTTGAAGTCAGCATTCAGGACGGCGGGACCTATAACATCACGATGGCTAACGGCTATTCGCTGGTGCAGGGCAGCAATGCGCGCCAGCTGGCGGCGGTGCCTTCGCAGGCCGATCCGTCACGCACCACCGTGGCGTATGTGGACTCCCAGGCTGGCAATATCGAAATTCCGGAAAAACTGATCTCTACCGGCTCGCTTGGCGGCCTGCTGACCTTCCGCTCCCATGAGCTTGACCAGACCCGCAACACGCTGGGGCAGCTGGCGCTGGCCTTTGCCGACGCCTTTAATAACCAGCACAACGCCGGGTTTGATGCGGAAGGCAATCCGGGGATGGATTTCTTTAACATCGGCGGTCCGACGGTCCTGAAAAACGGCAAAAATACCGGTACGGCCGACGTTGATGCGACGGTCACCGATGCCGCTAAGGTACAGGCCACCGACTATAAAATGGTGTTTGACGGATCAAAGTGGCAGATTACGCGCCTTGCCGATAACACCAGCTTCGAAGCGACGGAGACGGGCGGCAAGCTGTCTTTTGACGGTCTGGAAGTAACGGTGGGCAGCGGGGCTGCCGCCAACGACAGCTTTACCTTAAAACCGGTGAGCGGCGCCATTATCAATATGGGCGTTAACGTCACCAATGAGTCGCAAATCGCGATGGCGGAAGATCCAACGGCCGGTGAGAGCGATAACCGTAACGGCCAGGTGCTGCTGGATCTGCAAAATAACGGCACCACCGTAGGCGGCTCGAAATCCTTTAACGACGCGTACGCCACGCTGGTGAGCACTGTGGGCAGCAGAACCGCAGCGCTGAAAACCGCCAGCAAAACCCAGGACAATGTCGTGACTCAGCTGACGAAAGAACAGCAGTCTATTTCCGGCGTTAACCTTGATGAAGAGTACGGCAATCTGCAGCGCTATCAGCAGTATTACCTCGCTAACGCCCAGGTTCTGCAAACTGCCAACTCGTTATTTGACGCGCTACTGGGTATTCGCTAA
- the flgA gene encoding flagellar basal body P-ring formation chaperone FlgA, giving the protein MQTVKGGLVMLALLFSPLTLAQDLNAQLNDWFARRLAGFSDEVAVTIRTAPNLLPRCESPAFSVTGSAKLWGNVNVLARCANEKRYLQVNVQATGNYVVAAAPITRGSKLTPASIALKRGRLDQLPPRTILDINQIQEAVSLRDLAPGQPVQLNMLRQDWRIKAGQRVLVVANGDGFSVNAEGQALNNAAVAQNARVRMLSGQVVSGIVDADGNILINL; this is encoded by the coding sequence ATGCAAACGGTAAAAGGTGGATTAGTCATGCTGGCGCTGCTGTTCAGCCCCCTGACGCTGGCGCAGGATCTGAACGCGCAGCTCAACGACTGGTTTGCCCGGCGGCTGGCCGGCTTCAGCGACGAGGTGGCGGTGACCATCCGCACCGCGCCGAATCTGTTGCCGCGCTGCGAATCGCCCGCCTTCAGCGTGACCGGCAGCGCGAAGCTCTGGGGCAACGTCAACGTGCTGGCGCGCTGCGCTAATGAAAAGCGCTACCTGCAGGTAAACGTGCAGGCGACAGGAAATTACGTGGTCGCCGCCGCGCCCATCACGCGGGGCAGCAAACTGACGCCTGCCAGCATCGCCCTGAAGCGCGGACGGCTGGATCAACTGCCTCCGCGTACCATTCTGGATATTAATCAGATTCAGGAGGCGGTGAGCCTGCGCGATCTTGCGCCGGGTCAGCCTGTTCAGTTAAATATGCTGCGCCAGGACTGGCGCATTAAAGCCGGTCAGCGGGTGCTGGTGGTGGCGAACGGCGATGGATTTAGCGTTAATGCCGAAGGCCAGGCGCTGAACAACGCAGCGGTGGCCCAGAACGCCAGGGTGAGGATGTTATCGGGTCAGGTCGTCAGCGGTATTGTCGATGCTGATGGGAATATTCTTATTAATCTGTAA
- the rimJ gene encoding ribosomal protein S5-alanine N-acetyltransferase translates to MFGYRSNVPKVRLTTDRLVVRLVHERDAWRLADYYAENRHFLKPWEPIRDESHCYPSGWQARLSMIAEFHKQGSAFYFALLDPDEKEIIGVANFSNVVRGSFHACYLGYSIGQKWQGQGLMFEALTAAIRYMQRTQHIHRIMANYMPHNKRSGDLLARLGFVKEGYAKDYLLIDGQWRDHVLTALTTTEWTPGR, encoded by the coding sequence ATGTTTGGCTATCGCAGTAACGTGCCAAAAGTGCGCTTAACCACAGACCGGCTGGTCGTGCGTCTGGTGCATGAGCGTGATGCCTGGCGTCTGGCGGACTATTACGCGGAAAATCGTCATTTTTTAAAGCCCTGGGAACCGATTCGTGATGAGAGCCACTGCTATCCTTCCGGCTGGCAGGCGCGGTTGAGCATGATTGCCGAGTTTCACAAACAAGGTTCCGCTTTCTATTTCGCGCTGCTCGACCCGGACGAAAAAGAGATTATCGGCGTGGCGAACTTCTCTAACGTGGTGCGCGGTTCATTCCACGCCTGCTATCTGGGCTATTCCATCGGGCAAAAATGGCAGGGGCAGGGGTTGATGTTCGAAGCGCTTACCGCCGCCATCCGCTACATGCAGCGCACGCAGCATATTCATCGCATTATGGCGAACTACATGCCGCACAATAAACGCAGCGGCGATTTACTGGCGCGACTTGGCTTTGTCAAAGAGGGGTACGCCAAAGATTATCTGTTGATTGACGGACAATGGCGCGACCACGTGCTGACGGCGTTAACGACAACGGAATGGACCCCCGGTCGGTGA
- a CDS encoding YceH family protein, translating into MKYELTATEARVIGCLLEKQVTTPEQYPLSVNGVVTACNQKTNREPVMNLTEQEVQEQLDNLVKRHFLRTVSGFGNRVTKYEQRFCNSEFGDLKLSAAEVALIATLLLRGAQTPGELRSRASRMHEFSDMAEVEATLERLATREDGPYVVRLAREPGKRESRYMHLFCGEVDEQALAVVASPTGGGDLQARVEALEAEVAELKQQIASLLAHPGESRE; encoded by the coding sequence ATGAAATATGAATTAACCGCCACGGAAGCTCGCGTGATTGGCTGCCTGCTGGAAAAACAGGTCACCACGCCCGAACAGTATCCTCTTTCCGTCAACGGCGTGGTCACCGCCTGCAATCAGAAAACCAACCGCGAGCCGGTAATGAATCTGACGGAGCAGGAGGTGCAGGAGCAGCTTGATAATCTGGTGAAGCGCCACTTTCTGCGTACGGTCAGCGGCTTTGGCAACCGGGTGACGAAATATGAACAGCGTTTCTGTAATTCGGAGTTTGGCGACCTGAAGCTGAGTGCAGCTGAGGTTGCGCTGATCGCCACGCTGCTGCTGCGCGGGGCGCAGACGCCGGGTGAACTGCGCAGCCGCGCTTCACGGATGCATGAGTTCAGCGATATGGCGGAGGTGGAGGCGACGCTGGAGCGGCTGGCGACGCGCGAGGATGGCCCTTACGTTGTGCGTCTGGCGCGTGAGCCGGGCAAGCGCGAAAGCCGCTATATGCATCTGTTCTGCGGCGAGGTGGATGAGCAGGCGCTGGCTGTGGTCGCGTCACCAACAGGGGGCGGCGATTTGCAGGCGCGGGTTGAGGCGCTGGAAGCGGAAGTCGCAGAGCTGAAGCAGCAGATTGCCTCACTGCTGGCGCACCCGGGAGAGTCACGTGAATAA
- a CDS encoding flagellar basal body protein yields MALLNIFDIAGSALTAQSKRLNVAASNLANADSVTGPDGQPYRAKQVYFQVDAAPGAATGGVKVSQVVESQALQKAGYATDPNYARKLTSMIQQLKSMSEKVSHAYSASLDNLF; encoded by the coding sequence GTGGCGCTGCTGAATATTTTTGACATTGCCGGTTCGGCATTAACGGCGCAGTCCAAACGCCTGAACGTGGCGGCCAGCAACCTGGCGAACGCCGACAGCGTAACGGGGCCGGACGGTCAGCCCTACCGCGCGAAGCAGGTCTATTTTCAGGTAGACGCCGCGCCGGGCGCGGCAACCGGCGGCGTGAAGGTGTCGCAGGTCGTGGAGAGTCAGGCGCTACAGAAAGCGGGCTATGCGACCGATCCGAACTATGCGCGCAAGCTGACCTCCATGATCCAGCAGCTGAAGTCAATGAGTGAGAAGGTGAGTCACGCCTATAGCGCCAGTCTCGATAATCTCTTTTGA
- a CDS encoding lipoprotein, translating to MKKIFFAAALMVGGLLVGCNQLTQYTVSEQEINQALEKHNRFAKDIGLPGVADAHIVLNNLASQIGREEPNKVTLTGDASLDMNSLFGSQKATMKLKLKALPVFNKEKGAIFLQEMEVVDATVTPEKMQTVMQTLMPYLNQSLRNYFNQQPAYVLREDGSEGEAMAKKYAKGIEVKPGEIVIPFTD from the coding sequence ATGAAGAAGATTTTTTTTGCCGCTGCGCTGATGGTTGGCGGCCTGCTGGTCGGCTGTAACCAGCTCACGCAGTACACCGTAAGCGAACAGGAAATTAATCAGGCGCTTGAAAAGCATAACCGCTTTGCCAAAGACATCGGTCTGCCGGGCGTTGCGGACGCGCATATTGTCCTGAATAACCTGGCCAGCCAGATCGGACGTGAAGAGCCGAACAAAGTCACCCTGACCGGCGATGCCAGCCTGGATATGAACTCCCTCTTTGGCAGCCAGAAAGCGACGATGAAGCTGAAGCTAAAGGCGCTGCCGGTATTTAACAAAGAGAAAGGGGCAATCTTCCTCCAGGAGATGGAGGTGGTGGATGCTACCGTCACGCCGGAAAAAATGCAGACCGTGATGCAAACGCTGATGCCCTATCTGAATCAGTCGCTGCGCAACTATTTTAATCAGCAACCGGCTTACGTTCTGCGCGAAGATGGCAGCGAAGGCGAAGCGATGGCGAAGAAATACGCCAAAGGCATTGAAGTGAAGCCGGGCGAAATCGTCATCCCGTTTACCGATTAA
- the flgM gene encoding flagellar biosynthesis anti-sigma factor FlgM → MSIDRTSPLKPVSTVQPRETSEAPVQKARQEKTSAATSTSVTLSDAQAKLMQPGAGDINMERVEALKTAIRNGELKMDAGKIADALIHEAQSYLQSK, encoded by the coding sequence ATGAGCATTGACCGTACCTCACCTTTGAAACCCGTTAGCACCGTCCAGCCGCGTGAAACCAGCGAGGCGCCGGTGCAGAAAGCGCGTCAGGAAAAAACCTCGGCGGCTACCAGCACCAGCGTAACGTTAAGCGACGCTCAGGCCAAACTGATGCAGCCTGGCGCGGGCGATATCAATATGGAGCGCGTGGAAGCGCTGAAAACCGCGATTCGTAACGGCGAGCTGAAAATGGACGCCGGGAAAATAGCCGACGCGCTGATTCACGAAGCCCAGAGCTATCTTCAGAGTAAATAA
- the murJ gene encoding murein biosynthesis integral membrane protein MurJ gives MNLLKSLAAVSSMTMFSRVLGFARDAIVARIFGAGMATDAFFVAFKLPNLLRRIFAEGAFSQAFVPILAEYKSKQGEEATRIFVSYVSGLLTLALAVVTVAGMLAAPWVIMVTAPGFADTADKFALTTRLLQITFPYILLISLASLVGAILNTWNRFSIPAFAPTFLNISMIGFALFAAPYFNPPVLALAWAVTAGGVLQLVYQLPHLKKIGMLVLPRINFRDAGAMRVIKQMGPAILGVSVSQISLIINTIFASFLTSGSVSWMYYADRLMEFPSGVLGVALGTILLPSLSKSFASGNHDEYCRLMDWGLRLCFLLALPSAVALGILSGPLTVSLFQYGKFTAFDALMTQKALIAYSVGLMGLIVVKVLAPGFYSRQDIKTPVKIAIVTLIMTQLMNLAFIGPLKHAGLSLSIGLAACLNASLLYWQLRKQRIFTPQPGWRAFFARLVIAVLVMSAVLVGMLHIMPAWSLGTMPWRLLRLMAVVLAGVAAYFAALAVLGFKVKEFTRRTV, from the coding sequence ATGAATTTATTAAAATCGCTGGCGGCCGTCAGCTCAATGACCATGTTTTCGCGCGTGCTTGGATTTGCGCGCGATGCGATTGTCGCCAGAATCTTTGGCGCAGGGATGGCGACCGACGCCTTTTTTGTGGCGTTCAAGTTACCCAACCTGTTACGCCGTATTTTTGCTGAAGGGGCGTTCTCCCAGGCGTTTGTGCCGATTCTGGCCGAGTACAAAAGCAAGCAGGGGGAAGAGGCAACCCGCATCTTTGTCTCCTATGTCTCAGGATTGCTGACGCTGGCGCTGGCCGTCGTCACCGTCGCCGGGATGCTGGCGGCGCCGTGGGTGATTATGGTGACGGCGCCCGGTTTTGCCGATACCGCCGATAAATTCGCCCTGACGACCCGGCTGCTGCAAATCACTTTTCCCTACATTTTGCTGATTTCGCTGGCCTCGCTGGTTGGGGCGATCCTCAATACCTGGAACCGCTTCTCGATCCCGGCCTTCGCGCCGACCTTTCTCAACATCAGCATGATTGGCTTCGCGCTGTTTGCCGCGCCATATTTTAACCCGCCGGTGCTGGCGCTGGCCTGGGCGGTGACCGCAGGCGGCGTGTTACAGCTGGTTTATCAGCTACCGCACCTGAAGAAAATCGGTATGCTGGTGCTGCCGCGCATTAACTTCCGCGACGCCGGGGCGATGCGGGTGATTAAGCAGATGGGGCCTGCGATCCTCGGGGTTTCGGTGAGTCAGATCTCGCTGATTATCAATACCATCTTCGCCTCATTTCTTACCTCCGGTTCGGTATCGTGGATGTACTATGCCGACCGTCTGATGGAGTTTCCTTCCGGCGTGCTCGGCGTGGCGCTGGGGACTATTCTGCTGCCGTCGTTGTCGAAAAGCTTTGCCAGCGGCAACCACGATGAATACTGTCGTCTGATGGACTGGGGGCTACGCCTTTGCTTCCTGCTGGCGCTGCCGAGCGCGGTGGCGCTGGGGATCCTCTCCGGGCCGCTGACCGTTTCCCTGTTTCAGTATGGTAAATTCACCGCTTTTGACGCTCTGATGACCCAGAAGGCGTTGATTGCTTATTCCGTGGGGCTGATGGGGCTGATTGTGGTGAAGGTGCTGGCGCCGGGCTTCTATTCCCGCCAGGACATTAAAACGCCGGTGAAGATTGCTATTGTGACGTTGATTATGACGCAGTTAATGAACCTGGCGTTTATCGGTCCGTTGAAGCATGCCGGTTTGTCGCTGTCGATTGGTCTTGCCGCCTGCCTGAACGCATCGCTGCTGTACTGGCAGCTGCGTAAGCAGAGGATCTTTACCCCGCAGCCGGGCTGGCGGGCCTTTTTTGCGCGGCTGGTGATTGCGGTGCTGGTGATGTCGGCGGTGCTGGTGGGGATGTTGCACATCATGCCCGCGTGGTCGCTGGGGACAATGCCGTGGCGTCTGCTGCGCCTGATGGCGGTGGTGCTGGCCGGTGTCGCCGCCTATTTCGCCGCGCTGGCGGTGTTGGGCTTTAAGGTTAAAGAGTTCACGCGCCGGACGGTGTAG
- the grxB gene encoding glutaredoxin 2 encodes MKLYIYDHCPFCVKARMIFGLKNIPVELNVLANDDADTPTRMVGQKMVPILQKDDSRYMAESMDIVHYVDKSDGKPLLTGKQNPAIAEWLRKVNGYANQLLLPRFAQSAFDEFSTPSARRYFIDKKEATIGSFADHLAHSAGLTKKISDDLRALDKLIVQPNAVNGELSEDDFQLFPLLRNLTLVSGVTWPTRVADYRDNMAKQTQVNLLSSMAI; translated from the coding sequence GTGAAGCTTTATATTTACGATCATTGCCCTTTCTGCGTTAAAGCCCGCATGATTTTCGGCCTCAAAAACATCCCTGTCGAACTGAACGTCCTGGCCAACGACGACGCTGACACGCCAACGCGGATGGTGGGACAGAAAATGGTGCCAATTCTGCAAAAAGACGACAGCCGCTACATGGCTGAAAGCATGGATATCGTCCATTATGTCGACAAGAGTGATGGCAAACCGCTGCTGACCGGCAAGCAAAATCCGGCGATTGCAGAGTGGCTGCGAAAAGTGAACGGCTATGCCAATCAGCTGCTGCTGCCGCGCTTTGCTCAATCCGCCTTCGACGAATTTTCCACGCCGTCGGCCCGCCGCTATTTTATTGATAAAAAAGAGGCGACGATTGGCAGTTTTGCCGACCATCTGGCCCACTCCGCGGGGCTGACTAAAAAAATCAGCGACGACCTGCGCGCGCTGGATAAGCTCATCGTTCAACCCAACGCCGTGAACGGCGAACTGTCGGAAGATGACTTTCAGCTCTTTCCTTTGCTTCGCAACCTGACGCTGGTGTCGGGCGTCACCTGGCCGACGCGGGTGGCGGACTATCGCGATAATATGGCGAAGCAGACGCAGGTGAATCTGTTATCGTCGATGGCGATATAA
- a CDS encoding IS4-like element ISCro3 family transposase has product MPLLNDLLDFSDHPLMPPPSAQLFAQHLPVEWIQHCLTLSAHATVRRRRLPGDMVIWMVVAMAFFRNESITDVVRRLNLSADGEAGMNLLARSAVTQARQRVGAAPVEWLFRQTAQTWGTERYQKDDWHGLQLFAIDGAQFRTPDEPELREHYGSANTSTERQSAYPVMRLVALMNLGSHILLDAATAPYRRSETLLAHSMLVTIPDNSITLFDKLFYSADLLLSLNRQGCNRHWLLPAWKNIAAETEESYGPGDRLLKLKVSPQARKKNPSLPEYWYARAVTYELNGVEKTVLTSLQADRYKAREVAELYHSRWEIEVGFRNLKSSLLNNALVLRSRKVELLEQEVWGMLLAYNLIRREATKATEKHKKAASEISFKFAFQFIATEMIVLGNTVSPGTIPKRLEHLRGALEAVFITKRPRPSRPRAVKISKTRYPVKRNAAPLK; this is encoded by the coding sequence ATGCCACTTCTCAATGACCTGCTCGATTTCAGCGACCATCCGCTGATGCCGCCCCCTTCTGCACAACTGTTTGCTCAGCATCTTCCCGTCGAATGGATACAACACTGCCTGACTCTTTCTGCACATGCGACCGTTCGCCGCCGTCGTTTACCTGGCGACATGGTTATCTGGATGGTCGTGGCTATGGCCTTCTTCCGTAATGAGTCGATTACCGATGTGGTTCGTCGTCTGAACCTGAGCGCGGATGGTGAAGCGGGGATGAACCTGCTGGCCCGCAGCGCTGTCACCCAGGCGCGTCAGCGCGTGGGTGCTGCACCGGTGGAATGGCTTTTCCGCCAGACCGCGCAGACATGGGGAACTGAGCGTTACCAGAAAGATGACTGGCATGGCCTGCAACTTTTTGCCATCGATGGCGCACAGTTCAGGACACCTGATGAACCTGAGCTGCGTGAACATTATGGCTCTGCCAACACATCCACTGAGCGGCAAAGCGCATACCCGGTAATGCGTCTGGTGGCTTTAATGAACCTGGGTAGTCACATTCTGCTGGATGCCGCGACCGCGCCTTACCGACGGAGCGAAACCCTGCTGGCCCACTCAATGCTCGTCACCATTCCGGATAACTCCATTACGCTGTTTGACAAGCTGTTCTACAGCGCAGACCTGTTGCTGTCGCTGAACCGGCAGGGTTGTAACCGCCACTGGCTGCTGCCCGCCTGGAAGAATATCGCAGCAGAAACGGAAGAAAGTTACGGTCCCGGAGACCGGCTTCTGAAACTGAAAGTGTCACCACAGGCAAGGAAAAAGAATCCTTCGCTGCCGGAATACTGGTATGCGCGGGCGGTAACTTATGAACTGAACGGAGTGGAAAAAACGGTCCTGACGTCACTTCAGGCAGACCGTTATAAGGCCAGAGAGGTGGCAGAGCTTTATCACTCAAGATGGGAAATCGAAGTCGGGTTCAGAAACCTGAAAAGCAGCCTGCTGAATAACGCTCTGGTACTGAGAAGCCGGAAGGTTGAGTTGCTGGAACAGGAGGTGTGGGGCATGTTGCTGGCTTATAATCTGATACGGCGTGAGGCAACAAAAGCAACGGAGAAACACAAAAAAGCGGCGTCGGAAATCAGCTTTAAGTTCGCGTTCCAGTTTATCGCCACAGAAATGATAGTGCTGGGAAATACGGTGTCACCGGGGACCATCCCGAAACGGCTGGAGCATCTGCGGGGGGCTCTGGAAGCGGTGTTCATAACAAAACGCCCCCGACCATCAAGGCCGAGGGCGGTTAAGATATCAAAAACCCGTTATCCGGTGAAACGCAATGCCGCACCGCTTAAGTGA
- a CDS encoding IS110-like element ISCro4 family transposase encodes MEQELHFIGIDVSKAKLDVDVLRPDGRHRSKKFANTPKGHDELLRWLSGHRVAPAHICMEATSTYMEDVAAHLSDAGYTVSVINPALGKAFAQSEGLRSKTDAVDARMLAEFCRQKRPPAWEAPHPVERALRALVLRHQSLTDMHTQELNRLETAREVQRPSIDAHLLWLHAELKRIEKQIKDLTDDDPDMKHRRKLLESIPGIGEKTSAVLLAYTGLKERFTHARQFAAFAGLTPRRYESGSSVNRASRMSKAGHASLRRALYMPAMVAVSKTEWGRAFRDRLAGNGKKGKVIIGAMMRKLAQVAYGVLKSGVPFDASRHNPVAA; translated from the coding sequence ATGGAACAGGAACTTCATTTTATCGGTATCGATGTCTCTAAAGCTAAGCTGGATGTCGATGTGTTGCGGCCTGATGGCCGTCACCGCAGCAAAAAATTTGCCAACACCCCGAAGGGCCACGACGAACTTCTCCGCTGGCTCAGCGGTCATCGCGTGGCACCGGCACATATCTGCATGGAAGCCACCAGTACGTATATGGAAGACGTTGCCGCTCATCTCAGTGATGCCGGTTACACCGTCTCCGTCATCAACCCCGCCCTGGGTAAAGCCTTTGCACAGAGTGAAGGTCTGCGCAGCAAAACCGATGCAGTGGATGCCCGTATGCTGGCAGAGTTCTGTCGTCAGAAGCGCCCTCCGGCGTGGGAAGCCCCGCATCCGGTTGAACGGGCCCTGCGGGCTCTGGTGCTGCGCCATCAGTCGCTGACGGACATGCACACGCAGGAGCTGAACCGCCTGGAGACAGCGCGTGAGGTGCAGCGTCCGAGTATAGACGCCCATCTGCTGTGGCTTCATGCCGAACTTAAGCGCATCGAAAAGCAGATAAAGGACCTGACGGATGATGACCCGGATATGAAGCACCGCAGGAAGCTGCTGGAAAGTATCCCGGGCATCGGGGAGAAAACGTCCGCGGTATTACTGGCTTATACCGGTCTGAAGGAGCGCTTCACCCATGCCAGGCAGTTCGCCGCTTTTGCGGGTCTGACGCCGCGGCGGTATGAATCAGGCAGCAGTGTGAACAGGGCCAGCCGGATGAGTAAAGCCGGACATGCGTCGCTTCGCAGGGCGCTGTATATGCCTGCGATGGTGGCGGTAAGTAAAACGGAATGGGGAAGAGCGTTCCGTGACCGTCTGGCAGGGAACGGTAAAAAAGGGAAAGTGATAATCGGTGCGATGATGCGCAAGCTGGCGCAGGTGGCGTACGGTGTTCTGAAGTCAGGCGTGCCGTTCGATGCGTCCCGGCATAATCCGGTAGCAGCGTAA